From one Nycticebus coucang isolate mNycCou1 chromosome 14, mNycCou1.pri, whole genome shotgun sequence genomic stretch:
- the LOC128564820 gene encoding interferon-induced very large GTPase 1-like — MATAEDTPDKPVLRDKRRQDLQEMLEKVGLSVDFWLSTLQNDLGVTCAQALQYLEEKDLQTLKTQARHSWEIRALEKLLNLSSSLSELQKSQTEMANQNQEQAEKALKDIKDLMSQGKQQEAEAVKKKEAEVRESTNIPEKCGPSSKKPLKEVIDNMQKQLQLTDVKLSQHQNLADKDLVRWASGGLALQGIYKTTHQRDLIEKREKLLRVPKDFSLCGPQQGTRMETVEFRSSQEEFMFTQTIEKLGFSAIAAAKGGGWGFILEAGLDHSKHSESMKTQQTHCEQSYFCSAKLSYIPLASFYFSKDQLQLSEAALQELKYIEDLLDLPEGPVRCSSLRHKTKAFFHRFGSHANQGPVHLGGIYWWKAISEGFQREQLEEVKEQTAKALDIFIRGGSNRFHGVKVSAGMNLSNSDSKTTSQKNTSQNLQAKVQLCVTQTGGPPEASGLDQWKAGLIASNQTWHIIDQEIQLEPIWEILLFSHRSDFKNPIQVANYLKACYTDLTSPAAHIQKEEKLQNAWENARAFLQDEKSWEIPDLEEQLQKLMDFKQILSHQTESYDSWINMCLTDWELQNFLVNTVNVCKMTSNYKTEFIKSQLCSLLDPHIYRVANFPQAHSIMQWIFQSESEQEHLNISQYSELIEALRKIHNDLMEAKVKSESQEILKSQRKATNEVNMALSCFLKCLQETKQPDIQLLVLSIATGVGYDEENKTFQYLLGSDNVNFLINEMQTAQTKYQELRNICSYRAQAFVVFTGLTATAGETAISPKEKTQRMALIRRQLGKSITKEVAHVLTKLGADHNWGNLEKDLKLLINGDFESTISFLQIDEVQKQLQSLFHGKKKPHKTHENKNIKWKVIENGVFLELLQRLGLEHYYPKKMSRANFHLIYKTSVYNTQPSSEQELPFYFLQKLLMLDYKLRYLVFKDDKNTEQVYSSASNPGNERFDPYEDFLEDCDSPIKPSATTPRPHIHPMDIQMAIFHCADDFARQYILDKLSFCQFALPLVVPNPCTSQIEFSLWSLRQIRRSWQQGKENSYKNQQMCRVSTPIVSFIRVGNGLLASKSQIMNCLLSKHKHDVFFHRHCRGSSKDCLLMRGVVEICWFCPGGDEEDRFDNCVTFTNLHGDAKEHEQQLTFLKEVSSLIVVLMSTSDHNEENRKIVYDLCQSSRLLICLLDDKEQTMANNSSQKVKIGIRNRNAAELTEELTTTIRRLLELSGRALSLEDCSQIAHRQGFLIDEDQRDCKEAKEKAQLLVSHLGEMNLSQMKEKLLPLQGQLWHLWCKKDKELYHLREKGNQSIEQHRSEIETDKQIIRYQQLSRAFPFNDLMQSFLQILCEHSETHTKLYFLQWLSVFLDNLTAEQLENLPEKQRSLWLLVQTEKKAAPRRNSLQYWQNEIEAISTEISDCTLGIGHLLREVGQIYEALEEAFSAKDTNFLSIPLIAANLMISGIPIELMDGDASYVPLKWIAAVFDKVSEELGDKRVFVLSILGLQSSGKSTLLNALFGLQFTVGVGRCTKGAYMQLLKVENTFTEELGFDFMLVVDTEGLRSLEFSNKTQNWDNELATFVIGLANLTLINIFGENPAEMQDTLQIVVQAFLRMKQVKIFPSCLFVHQNVEEVTARDQIMEGRRWLEHRLDESAAIAAEQEQCPDVTCFSDVIKFDVNSHVYYFAHLWDGNPPMASPNPHYSHNVQELKSRILQIAEQESRRNIMKISDVKFRVQDLWRALVNENFIFSFRNTQEVMAMSKLETMYNHWTWELRSFMLGLQNQLINQIQNGKIQTLNTSTLDAPVTEKYEAIKQELEKYFNENTNREILVQWKANFENKLRKLKEDLISDSKRKANELISFKKGQEWLDKEKTGYENQLLEKSQKWALTVKGTEFSEEELHEKFNQLWKKWVYDVSSNLPQITEPDIDVDSEHILLEHFQKKLNMEGILKTNSGKKFQINYDEHVKMNKNYGTLEVCDKEFIKMITDNILSRFDTTLNNICKQQCDYDPVYFHEILRIIEKEVKSAPMEETYTFTNKYLFDLSWCLFQKASENFKEMHWVFKRANDPVYYLESKKADFFMSFKISCQGATSIKTFVDFLWQKLTPAISATVQKNLTIKIAGDMQTTCSAFSGNKANLEKHILISLAEEENFDNYWQYIHNPESFFRSYIENQIKRYCSDKGSEKIQTFLKISLENIKNLILSSIRLSTTIAKDKNSTVSEWLDLFCDYLGSNLIFPRKDLKSIEHQKIKDIEFLKEAMSTALDPAMKGVEQNCASMPMETIVPKIEKTLYEQLCGCWKQCPFCRAICTNTIPEHDGDHIVPFHRPQAVNGWYKDETGHFVIDCCTSSVASDNAIILKNGQKRPYKDYRQAGGDYATWRITPDSSTHPYWKWFVSHFRSKLEEKYQKKFEGTGKIPDAWANIRKQNMLNVLKNQ, encoded by the coding sequence ATGGCCACAGCAGAAGACACCCCGGATAAGCCTGTGCTCAGAGACAAAAGGAGGCAAGATCTCCAAGAGATGCTGGAAAAAGTAGGTCTGAGTGTTGATTTCTGGCTTTCAACGCTGCAGAATGACCTGGGTGTGACCTGTGCCCAGGCCTTACAATACCTAGAAGAAAAAGACCTTCAGACGTTGAAAACTCAGGCACGACATTCATGGGAGATAAGGGCcctggaaaagcttctgaacCTATCAAGTAGTCTGTCAGAGTTACAGAAGTCTCAGACAGAGATGGCAAATCAAAATCAGGAGCAGGCAGAAAAGGCACTGAAGGACATAAAGGACTTGATGTCACAAGGAAAGCAGCAAGAGGCAGAggcagtaaagaaaaaagaagcagaggTGAGGGAATCAACAAATATTCCTGAGAAGTGCGGACCATCTTCTAAAAAGCCCCTAAAGGAAGTCATAGACAATATGCAGAAACAACTACAACTCACAGACGTGAAACTATCCCAGCATCAAAACCTTGCAGATAAAGATCTGGTAAGATGGGCATCTGGAGGTTTGGCCCTCCAGGGAATTTACAAAACCACCCACCAAAGAGACTTgatagagaagagagagaagctaCTCAGAGTCCCCAAGGActtctcactctgtggccctcagCAGGGCACACGGATGGAAACAGTAGAATTTAGATCTTCTCAAGAAGAATTCATGTTCACCCAGACAATAGAGAAGCTGGGATTCAGTGCAATTGCTGCAGCCAAAGGTGGAGGTTGGGGATTTATTCTAGAAGCTGGTTTGGATCACAGCAAACATTCAGAATCCATGAAAACTCAACAAACACATTGTGAGCAATCTTATTTCTGTTCAGCCAAGCTCAGCTACATCCCTCTGGCCTCCTTCTATTTCTCCAAGGATCAGCTCCAGTTATCCGAGGCTGCTCTCCAAGAACTAAAATACATTGAAGACCTTCTGGATTTGCCAGAAGGCCCTGTCAGATGCTCCTCACTGAGACACAAGACTAAAGCCTTCTTCCACAGGTTTGGCTCTCATGCTAACCAAGGCCCTGTGCACCTGGGGGGCATCTACTGGTGGAAGGCCATTTCAGAGGGTTTCCAGAGAGAGCAGCTGGAAGAAGTAAAAGAGCAGACAGCAAAGGCCCTGGATATTTTCATAAGAGGCGGCTCCAATCGCTTCCATGGGGTGAAAGTTTCTGCAGGCATGAATTTGTCAAACTCTGATTCAAAAACAACCTCTCAAAAAAACACTTCCCAAAATCTCCAAGCCAAAGTCCAATTGTGTGTAACCCAGACAGGTGGCCCACCAGAAGCAAGTGGCCTTGACCAGTGGAAAGCTGGCCTCATTGCCAGCAATCAAACCTGGCATATCATTGACCAAGAAATTCAGCTAGAACCCATTTGGGAAATCCTCCTCTTTAGCCACAGAAGTGATTTTAAGAATCCTATTCAGGTGGCCAACTACCTGAAAGCCTGCTACACTGATCTAACTAGCCCTGCTGCCCACatccagaaagaagagaaattacaAAATGCTTGGGAAAATGCTAGGGCTTTTTTACAGGATGAAAAATCTTGGGAGATACCTGATCTTGAAGAGCAGCTTCAAAAGCTGATGGATTTCAAGCAGATATTGAGTCATCAAACAGAAAGTTACGACTCTTGGATTAACATGTGCCTCACAGATTGGGAGCTGCAGAATTTTCTGGTAAATACTGTCAACGTTTGCAAAATGACTTCCAATtataaaactgaatttattaAATCTCAGTTGTGCAGCCTTCTTGATCCTCACATCTACAGAGTAGCAAACTTTCCTCAGGCTCACTCCATCATGCAGTGGATCTTCCAATCAGAGTCAGAGCAAGAGCATCTCAACATTTCCCAATATTCTGAATTAATTGAAGCCTTAAGAAAAATCCACAATGACCTCATGGAAGCAAAGGTCAAATCAGAGTCCCAGGAAATACTGAAATCTCAAAGAAAGGCCACCAATGAGGTCAACATGGCTCTcagctgttttttaaaatgccTCCAAGAAACCAAGCAGCCAGACATACAGCTTTTGGTACTTTCCATTGCAACTGGTGTAGGGTATGATGAGGAAAACAAAACTTTCCAGTATCTCTTGGGGAGTGATAACGTGAACTTCCTAATAAATGAAATGCAAACTGCACAAACTAAATACCAGGAGCTCAGGAATATTTGCAGTTATAGGGCTCAAGCATTTGTGGTATTCACAGGCCTGACAGCCACAGCTGGAGAGACAGCTATTTCTCCAAAAGAGAAAACACAGCGTATGGCATTAATAAGACGACAACTGGGAAAGTCAATTACTAAAGAAGTTGCACATGTTCTCACCAAACTTGGAGCAGATCATAATTGGGGAAACCTAGAGAAAGACTTAAAATTGCTCATTAATGGGGATTTTGAATCCACCATCTCATTCTTGCAAATAGATGAGGTGCAAAAACAATTACAGAGTCTTTTCCATGGAAAGAAAAAGCCtcacaaaacacatgaaaataaaaatatcaaatggaAGGTGATAGAAAATGGAGTCTTCCTAGAGTTACTCCAGCGTCTAGGCCTAGAACATTACTACCCAAAAAAGATGAGCAGAGCTAACTTCCATCTGATCTACAAGACTTCTGTGTACAACACCCAGCCCAGCTCTGAACAGGAGCTTCCCTTCTACTTCCTGCAGAAGCTACTGATGCTAGATTATAAGCTGAGGTACCTGGTCTTCAAAGATGATAAAAACACGGAACAAGTCTATTCAAGTGCCTCAAATCCGGGAAATGAGAGGTTCGATCCATATGAAGACTTTCTTGAAGACTGTGATAGTCCCATTAAGCCTTCAGCCACTACACCTAGACCCCACATTCACCCAATGGATATTCAAATGGCAATTTTTCACTGTGCAGATGATTTTGCCCGACAATATATTTTGGACAAACTTTCCTTTTGTCAGTTTGCCCTCCCCCTTGTGGTGCCTAATCCCTGCACTTCTCAAATTGAATTTTCTCTCTGGTCTCTCAGACAAATTAGGAGAAGTTGGCAACAAGGGAAGGAGAACAGTTACAAAAATCAGCAGATGTGCCGTGTCTCTACCCCTATTGTGTCCTTTATTAGAGTTGGAAATGGCCTCTTGGCTTCCAAATCTCAAATCATGAACTGTCTTCTCAGTAAACATAAACACGATGTGTTTTTTCACCGACACTGCAGAGGAAGCAGCAAAGACTGTCTCTTGATGAGGGGTGTGGTAGAAATCTGTTGGTTCTGTCCTGGGGGGGATGAAGAGGACAGGTTTGACAACTGTGTGACCTTTACCAATCTTCATGGAGATGCAAAGGAACATGAGCAGCAGCTCACCTTCCTGAAGGAGGTCTCTTCTCTCATTGTGGTCCTCATGTCAACTTCTGATCACAATGAAGAAAACCGAAAAATTGTCTACGACCTGTGCCAGTCATCAAGACTTTTGATCTGCTTGCTTGATGACAAAGAACAAACCATGGCCAATAATTCcagccaaaaagtgaaaattgGCATCAGGAACAGAAATGCAGCAGAATTAACAGAAGAGCTCACAACTACGATCAGACGTTTGCTAGAGCTCTCTGGCAGGGCTCTCAGCTTAGAGGACTGTTCCCAGATTGCTCACAGACAAGGATTCCTTATTGATGAAGACCAGAGAGATTGTaaagaagccaaagaaaaagCACAGCTTCTAGTGTCCCATCTGGGAGAGATGAATTTATCTCAGATGAAGGAAAAATTACTCCCCCTTCAGGGGCAACTGTGGCACCTCTGGTGTAAGAAGGACAAAGAACTGTATCATCtgagagaaaagggaaatcaGAGCATTGAACAACATAGGAGTGAGATTGAGACAGACAAGCAAATAATTCGGTATCAACAGCTGAGTAGAGCCTTTCCTTTCAATGATTTAATGCAATCTTTCCTTCAAATTCTCTGTGAACACTCAGAAACTCACACCAAACTCTACTTCTTGCAGTGGCTGAGTGTGTTTTTAGATAATCTGACTGCAGAACAGTTGGAAAATCTGCCTGAGAAGCAAAGATCTTTGTGGTTACTGgttcaaacagaaaagaaagcagcACCTAGAAGGAACTCTCTGCAATATTGGCAAAATGAAATAGAAGCCATCTCCACAGAGATTAGTGACTGTACCTTGGGAATTGGACACCTTCTCAGAGAAGTTGGCCAGATTTATGAAGCTCTAGAAGAAGCTTTCTCTGCAAAGGATACTAATTTTCTCTCCATTCCACTAATTGCTGCAAACCTGATGATATCTGGTATTCCTATTGAGCTAATGGATGGAGATGCTTCGTATGTGCCCTTGAAGTGGATAGCAGCTGTTTTTGACAAGGTCTCTGAGGAACTTGGAGACAAACGGGTGTTTGTTCTATCTATTCTCGGCCTACAGAGCTCGGGGAAGTCCACTCTGCTCAATGCACTCTTTGGGTTGCAGTTCACTGTGGGTGTAGGCAGGTGTACCAAGGGGGCCTACATGCAGCTCCTCAAGGTGGAGAACACATTCACAGAGGAACTTGGGTTTGATTTTATGCTAGTTGTGGACACAGAAGGACTTCGATCCCTGGAATTCAGCAACAAAACCCAAAATTGGGACAATGAGTTGGCAACCTTTGTCATAGGACTTGCAAACTTGACTCTGATCAATATTTTTGGGGAGAATCCAGCAGAGATGCAGGATACCCTACAAATAGTTGTCCAAGCCTTTCTGAGGATGAAACAAGTAAAAATCTTCCCAAGTTGCCTCTTTGTCCACCAGAATGTGGAAGAAGTTACAGCTAGAGACCAAATTATGGAAGGACGAAGGTGGCTAGAGCACAGACTAGATGAATCTGCAGCTATAGCTGCTGAACAGGAACAGTGCCCAGATGTAACCTGCTTCAGTGATGTCATAAAGTTTGATGTCAATAGTCATGTCTACTACTTTGCTCACCTCTGGGATGGGAATCCCCCAATGGCCTCTCCCAATCCTCACTATAGCCACAATGTCCAGGAACTGAAAAGCAGAATTCTTCAGATTGCTGAGCAGGAATCCAGGAGAAATATCATGAAAATATCAGATGTAAAATTCCGAGTTCAAGATTTGTGGAGAGCCCTTGTAAATGAGaactttattttcagttttaggaACACCCAGGAAGTCATGGCCATGAGCAAATTGGAAACCATGTATAACCACTGGACCTGGGAGCTGAGGAGTTTCATGCTGGGCTTGCAGAACCAGCTGATCAACCAGATTCAGAATGGAAAAATCCAGACTCTCAACACAAGCACACTTGATGCACCAGTTACAGAAAAATATGAAGCCATCAAGcaagaacttgaaaaatattttaatgaaaacacaaatCGTGAAATATTGGTTCAATGGAaagcaaattttgaaaataagctAAGAAAACTTAAAGAGGATCTTATTtcagacagcaaaagaaaagccaatgaacttattagttttaaaaaaggtCAAGAATGGCTGGATAAGGAAAAGACAGGTTACGAAAATCAATTATTGGAAAAGAGCCAAAAATGGGCTTTAACTGTAAAGGGTACAGAATTTAGTGAGGAAGAGTTACATGAGAAGTTTAATCAGCTTTGGAAAAAATGGGTCTATGATGTATCCTCAAATCTACCTCAAATCACAGAGCCTGACATTGATGTGGATTCTGAACACATTCTTTTGGAGCATTTCCAAAAGAAGTTAAATATGGAGGGCATACTGAAAACaaattctggaaagaagtttcaaattaattatgatgaacatgtaaaaatgaataagaacTATGGAACATTAGAGGTCTGTGATAAAGAATTCATTAAGATGATTACTGATAACATTCTTTCGAGATTTGACACAACTCTTAACAACATTTGTAAGCAACAGTGTGATTACGATCCAGTTTATTTCCATGAAATCTTGAGAATAATAGAAAAGGAAGTGAAATCTGCACCTATGGAGGAAACATatacatttacaaataaatatctCTTTGACTTATCTTGGTGTTTATTCCAAAAAGCTTCAGAGAATTTTAAGGAAATGCACTGGGTATTTAAGAGAGCAAATGATCCTGTATATTACCTGGAAAGCAAGAAAGCTGATTTCTTCATGAGTTTTAAGATCTCCTGCCAAGGAGCAACCTCCATCAAAacatttgttgattttctgtggcAGAAGCTCACTCCTGCCATCTCCGCTACCGTACAGAAAAACCTGACCATTAAGATTGCTGGGGACATGCAAACTACTTGCTCTGCCTTCAGTGGAAATAAGGCTAACCTGGAGAAACACATTCTCATCTCTCTGGCAGAAGAAGAGAATTTTGATAATTACTGGCAATACATTCATAATCCAGAATCGTTTTTTAGGAGCTACATTGAAAACCAGATTAAAAGATACTGTTCagacaaaggaagtgaaaaaatacagacttttttaaaaataagtttagagAACATCAAGAATCTCATCCTGTCTTCCATTCGTCTATCCACCACAATAGCTAAAGATAAAAACAGCACTGTGTCTGAGTGGCTAGATTTGTTCTGTGATTACCTGGGAAGCAACTTGATCTTTCCACGAAAAGACTTGAAAAGTATTGAACaccaaaagataaaagatattGAGTTTCTCAAAGAAGCCATGAGTACTGCTTTGGATCCTGCAATGAAGGGAGTAGAACAAAATTGCGCAAGTATGCCTATGGAAACAATAGTTCCTAAAATTGAGAAAACCCTCTACGAACAGCTCTGTGGCTGCTGGAAACAGTGTCCTTTCTGTAGAGCAATTTGTACAAACACTATTCCTGAACATGACGGAGACCACATTGTTCCATTCCACCGTCCTCAGGCTGTCAATGGATGGTATAAGGATGAAACAGGTCATTTTGTCATTGATTGCTGTACTAGTTCTGTAGCGAGCGACAAtgcaataattttgaaaaatggcCAGAAAAGGCCATATAAGGATTATCGGCAGGCAGGAGGAGATTATGCCACATGGAGAATTACCCCAgattcatccacccacccataTTGGAAATGGTTTGTCTCTCACTTCAGATCAAAGCTAgaggaaaaatatcagaaaaaattTGAAGGAACAGGTAAAATCCCTGATGCATGGGCAAATATCAGAAAGCAGAACATGCTGAATGTCTTGAAAAACCAATAA